Proteins encoded by one window of Psychromonas sp. L1A2:
- the atpG gene encoding F0F1 ATP synthase subunit gamma has translation MAGDKEIRNKIASVKNTQKITGAMEMVAASKMRRAQQRMQSSLSYAATMRKVIGHIALGNLEYHHPYLEEREVKRVGYIVISSDRGLCGGLNINLFKPVIQEMKKHSEAGVEVDLAVIGSKAKSFFGNLGANIVAQATALGDAPAIDDLIGSVKVMLDAYDEGKLDRLYIVNNKFVSTMVQEPTISQLLPLPKADSDNEVAAHHWDYIYEGDAKDILDSLLVRYVESQVYQAVVENLACEQVSRMVAMKAATDNASDLIEDLQLVANKARQAAITQELSEICGGAAAV, from the coding sequence AGATCGCGAGTGTGAAAAATACTCAAAAGATTACTGGTGCCATGGAAATGGTTGCAGCATCAAAGATGCGTCGTGCGCAACAGCGTATGCAAAGCAGTCTTTCTTATGCAGCGACTATGCGCAAAGTGATCGGTCATATCGCATTAGGTAACTTGGAATACCATCACCCTTATCTTGAAGAAAGAGAAGTTAAACGTGTTGGTTATATTGTCATTTCAAGTGATCGTGGTTTATGTGGTGGTTTAAACATTAATTTGTTTAAACCAGTTATCCAAGAAATGAAAAAGCACAGCGAAGCTGGTGTTGAAGTTGATTTAGCCGTTATCGGTTCTAAAGCAAAAAGTTTCTTTGGTAATTTAGGCGCTAACATTGTTGCTCAAGCTACGGCTTTGGGTGATGCACCCGCAATTGATGATTTAATCGGTTCGGTAAAAGTAATGTTAGATGCTTACGATGAAGGTAAACTTGATCGTTTATATATAGTGAACAATAAATTCGTTAGTACCATGGTACAAGAGCCTACAATTAGTCAATTATTGCCTCTGCCAAAAGCAGACAGTGATAATGAAGTTGCCGCCCATCACTGGGATTACATCTACGAAGGTGATGCTAAAGATATTTTAGATTCACTATTAGTTCGTTATGTTGAATCTCAAGTGTATCAAGCGGTAGTTGAAAACTTAGCGTGTGAACAAGTTTCACGTATGGTTGCAATGAAAGCTGCAACAGATAACGCAAGTGACTTGATTGAAGATTTACAACTTGTTGCCAACAAAGCACGTCAAGCTGCAATTACTCAGGAACTTTCTGAGATTTGTGGTGGTGCGGCTGCGGTATAA